One region of Niallia sp. Man26 genomic DNA includes:
- a CDS encoding ABC transporter ATP-binding protein codes for MAKIFKRLRTYQVSIAVALVLMLTELAVELVQPLIMAKIIDDGLAHQNTDTVIFWGSILVGISLLAFAAGIINTFYSAHVSQNFGYSLRKELYSIIQYFTFANSSKFSSSSLITRLTNDITQLQNMIFMSLRFLLRSPLLIVGGIIMSFAVNARLALILAVTIPVIILMFIWVIRKGGRLFKKVQSKLDFVNNVMLENLTAVKLIKAYTRKRFENDRFTVASDDLKQSTEKALRVMEITVPLLLFIMNLCIIAILWLGSGQIAAGETQVGDVVAIINYSLRITSSLSVITMLIMVISRCKASADRLQEVFEMEEKDNDKANPSQQQKKITGKLTFRDIAFAYPNTKVNVLEKISFTVQPNEVIAVMGITGAGKTSLFQLIPRLFEPTKGAVYMDDTDITDYDLDSLRKQIGYVPQVSLLFTGTIKENIMWGNPFASDEMIVKAAKDAQIHETIMKLPKKYETRIGQKGINLSGGQRQRLSIARALVRNPKILLLDDSTSALDLQTEKELLQAISTYNATVLLITQKISTARKANRILLMEEGKILAYAHHEQLLKENKLYLQIVESQLGKEEASHV; via the coding sequence ATGGCAAAAATATTTAAAAGACTTCGGACATATCAAGTCAGCATCGCTGTTGCATTAGTTCTGATGCTGACAGAACTTGCAGTAGAGCTTGTCCAGCCTCTTATTATGGCAAAGATTATCGATGATGGATTGGCACATCAAAATACGGACACTGTTATTTTTTGGGGAAGCATTCTTGTCGGTATTTCCCTGCTTGCCTTTGCAGCAGGAATTATCAACACATTTTATTCAGCCCATGTCAGCCAGAACTTCGGCTACAGCCTCCGCAAAGAGCTCTATTCAATCATTCAATACTTTACATTTGCCAACAGCAGCAAGTTTTCCAGTTCTTCCTTAATAACAAGGCTGACAAACGATATTACACAGCTGCAAAATATGATTTTTATGAGCTTGCGTTTCCTTCTCCGTTCTCCCTTATTAATAGTCGGCGGAATCATCATGTCCTTTGCTGTCAACGCCAGGCTTGCTTTAATACTTGCAGTGACTATTCCTGTTATCATCCTGATGTTTATATGGGTAATCCGTAAAGGCGGGAGGCTGTTTAAGAAAGTACAGAGTAAATTAGATTTCGTGAACAATGTAATGCTTGAAAACTTAACCGCCGTTAAGCTGATAAAGGCATATACTCGAAAGCGTTTTGAGAACGATCGGTTCACTGTTGCCAGTGATGATTTAAAACAAAGCACAGAAAAAGCGTTGCGTGTAATGGAAATCACTGTTCCGCTCTTGCTGTTTATCATGAATCTCTGTATAATTGCCATCCTTTGGCTGGGATCAGGCCAAATAGCTGCTGGTGAGACACAGGTGGGGGATGTTGTTGCCATTATCAACTACTCATTAAGAATTACCTCTTCTCTATCTGTCATCACAATGCTCATTATGGTGATTTCCCGCTGTAAGGCATCAGCTGACAGGCTGCAGGAGGTTTTTGAGATGGAAGAAAAGGACAATGATAAAGCGAATCCTTCTCAGCAGCAAAAGAAAATTACCGGAAAATTAACATTCCGAGATATTGCCTTTGCTTATCCGAATACAAAAGTAAATGTACTGGAGAAAATCAGCTTTACTGTACAGCCCAATGAGGTCATTGCTGTCATGGGAATTACCGGAGCAGGAAAAACATCATTATTTCAGTTAATACCAAGACTCTTTGAACCGACTAAGGGTGCTGTTTATATGGATGACACAGATATCACTGATTATGATCTTGATTCCTTGAGAAAGCAGATTGGCTATGTGCCGCAAGTTTCCTTATTGTTTACAGGAACAATAAAGGAAAATATCATGTGGGGAAACCCTTTTGCTTCTGATGAGATGATAGTAAAGGCAGCTAAAGATGCACAAATACACGAGACAATTATGAAGCTGCCGAAGAAATATGAGACAAGAATTGGCCAAAAAGGCATTAATTTGTCTGGCGGACAAAGGCAAAGACTGTCTATTGCAAGGGCACTCGTAAGAAATCCTAAAATATTGCTTTTGGACGACAGCACAAGTGCGTTAGATTTGCAGACAGAAAAAGAGCTGCTTCAGGCAATCTCCACATATAATGCGACTGTACTTTTAATTACTCAAAAAATTTCAACAGCACGAAAGGCAAATCGGATTCTTCTGATGGAGGAAGGGAAAATTCTTGCCTATGCCCATCATGAACAGCTGTTGAAAGAAAACAAACTTTACCTGCAAATAGTTGAGTCACAGTTAGGGAAGGAGGAGGCTAGTCATGTTTAA
- a CDS encoding ABC transporter ATP-binding protein codes for MFKTLTDAFLYPKPEIGRKATKKKAKAKPRNMSRTLYRLWRYMAVQKGLLFVVLFLVAASCLLGLLGPYLVGKSIDQYIVNKEFTGLGTMLLILGVIYFFYSASLFLQNYWMIGISQSTVYRLRTDLFAQFHQLPIAYFDKRQHGELMSRVTNDIENVSSTLNSSVIQIFSSILTLIGTVSIMLWLSPLLTVLSLTIIPVMYFGMKWITARTGVLFKEQQNKLGNLNGFIEESISGQRIVKTFSLEDRMISDLVDKSENLKNVSYWAQVYSGFIPKLMNMLNNISFALIVGVGGLIILKTGNISIGVIVIFVEYSRQFTRPLNDLSNQFNTLLSAIAGAERVFEVLDEQKEEKDENTAFSLEAVKGDVVFSNVSFAYEEDKGILNGVSFHAKQGETIALVGPTGAGKTTVINLLSRFYDATEGTIKLDGYDLTTIKRESLRSHMGFVLQDAYLFSGTIRENIRYGRLDATDKEIEEAAMLANAHSFINSLPDGYDTVLAADGNSISQGQKQLLSIARAILADPKILILDEATSSIDTITELKIQEALQVLMKEKTSFVVAHRLNTIKHADCILVLNNGEIIEKGSHDELLLKKGFYYRLNQNQFQTNSGENGAEGL; via the coding sequence ATGTTTAAGACCCTGACCGATGCTTTTTTGTATCCTAAGCCGGAAATAGGTAGGAAGGCTACAAAGAAAAAGGCGAAGGCAAAACCCCGAAACATGAGCAGAACCCTGTATCGTTTATGGCGGTACATGGCTGTCCAGAAAGGCCTACTCTTTGTTGTGCTGTTTCTTGTAGCCGCAAGCTGCTTGTTAGGTTTATTAGGACCTTATCTTGTCGGTAAATCAATCGATCAATATATTGTAAACAAAGAATTTACCGGGCTTGGCACGATGCTGCTTATACTCGGGGTCATCTACTTCTTTTATTCTGCCAGCCTATTTTTGCAGAACTATTGGATGATTGGCATATCCCAGTCAACGGTGTACAGACTTCGCACTGACCTTTTTGCACAGTTTCACCAGCTGCCGATTGCCTATTTTGATAAAAGACAGCATGGAGAGCTGATGAGCAGGGTGACAAATGATATTGAGAATGTCAGCTCCACACTCAACAGCTCTGTTATCCAAATATTTTCGAGTATTCTAACACTGATTGGAACGGTCTCCATCATGCTCTGGCTCAGTCCTCTCCTCACCGTACTGAGTTTAACGATAATACCTGTTATGTATTTTGGGATGAAATGGATAACGGCAAGAACAGGAGTGCTCTTTAAGGAACAGCAGAATAAATTAGGGAATCTAAACGGTTTTATTGAGGAATCCATTTCAGGCCAGCGAATTGTTAAAACCTTTTCCCTAGAAGACAGGATGATTAGTGACCTTGTTGATAAAAGTGAAAACTTAAAAAATGTTAGCTATTGGGCCCAAGTTTATTCTGGCTTTATTCCAAAGCTGATGAACATGCTCAATAATATCAGTTTTGCACTGATTGTCGGTGTCGGCGGACTAATCATTTTAAAAACAGGAAACATTTCTATCGGAGTTATCGTCATATTTGTTGAATACTCACGGCAGTTCACCCGCCCTCTGAATGATCTTTCCAATCAGTTCAACACATTATTATCTGCAATAGCTGGGGCGGAAAGAGTATTTGAAGTGCTTGATGAACAGAAAGAGGAGAAGGATGAAAACACAGCCTTTTCTCTTGAAGCTGTAAAGGGTGATGTTGTTTTTTCAAATGTGTCTTTTGCTTATGAAGAAGATAAAGGCATTTTGAATGGTGTTTCTTTCCATGCTAAACAAGGTGAAACGATTGCCCTTGTCGGTCCTACTGGAGCAGGAAAAACGACGGTCATTAACCTTCTGTCGCGATTTTATGATGCCACAGAAGGTACAATCAAACTCGATGGCTATGACCTTACCACTATTAAACGAGAGAGCCTACGCTCCCATATGGGCTTTGTTCTCCAGGATGCTTATTTATTTTCAGGGACAATTAGAGAAAATATTCGTTATGGAAGGCTGGATGCAACCGATAAAGAGATAGAGGAAGCAGCCATGCTTGCAAATGCCCACAGCTTTATCAATAGTCTGCCGGACGGATACGACACGGTTTTGGCAGCAGATGGGAACAGCATCAGCCAAGGACAAAAACAGCTGTTGTCAATTGCTAGAGCAATCCTTGCTGACCCTAAAATACTTATACTTGATGAGGCAACGAGCAGTATTGATACAATAACTGAATTGAAAATTCAAGAAGCGCTGCAGGTGCTGATGAAGGAGAAAACCTCCTTTGTTGTTGCTCATCGATTGAACACAATAAAGCATGCCGATTGTATACTAGTGCTTAATAATGGTGAGATCATTGAAAAAGGGTCGCATGATGAGTTATTGCTGAAAAAAGGCTTTTATTATCGACTGAACCAGAACCAGTTTCAGACAAATTCTGGCGAAAATGGAGCTGAAGGTCTTTAA
- a CDS encoding GTP pyrophosphokinase family protein has product MDRSNNNESLLSLNDWSLDDLSNELIEWKNNLIVYRFALEEVNTKLKILNEEFQFIHNHNPIEHIKSRIKDPRGIMVKLNRKGLDITVENAKEHIHDIAGVRITCSFISDIYDIYEMLKKQSDIKIVEVKDYIENPKPNGYKSLHLIVKIPVFLSNGMEEVYVEVQIRTIAMDFWASLEHKIYYKFDKGIPNHLLAELKEAADAAHELDVKMKKIKDRVDIYQTVGDAQTLV; this is encoded by the coding sequence ATGGATCGCTCTAACAACAATGAATCACTGCTTTCTCTAAACGATTGGAGCTTAGACGACCTTTCAAATGAACTGATAGAGTGGAAAAACAATTTAATCGTCTATCGCTTTGCTTTAGAGGAAGTTAATACAAAACTGAAAATATTAAATGAAGAATTTCAATTTATCCACAATCACAATCCGATTGAACATATTAAATCACGAATTAAGGATCCGCGCGGGATTATGGTAAAACTTAACCGCAAAGGTCTCGACATTACAGTTGAAAATGCGAAAGAGCATATTCACGATATAGCTGGTGTACGAATTACCTGCTCTTTCATCTCTGATATTTATGACATTTATGAAATGCTGAAAAAACAAAGTGATATAAAAATCGTAGAAGTAAAAGATTATATTGAGAACCCAAAACCAAATGGTTATAAAAGTCTCCATTTAATTGTTAAAATTCCTGTGTTTTTGAGCAATGGAATGGAAGAAGTATATGTAGAGGTACAAATAAGAACAATAGCTATGGACTTCTGGGCAAGCCTTGAGCATAAAATTTATTATAAATTTGATAAAGGCATACCAAACCATTTGCTTGCAGAACTGAAAGAAGCAGCAGATGCGGCCCATGAACTCGACGTTAAAATGAAAAAGATTAAAGATAGAGTTGATATTTACCAAACAGTTGGAGATGCTCAAACCCTCGTCTAA
- a CDS encoding DEAD/DEAH box helicase, with translation MSNQTLLNKMKPFIEENWAKQGFQKPTTIQDKAIPEILDGKDIIAESPTGTGKTLAYLLPVLNKINAESKAMQAVILASSQELVMQILAEVQKWGENSGVRSASFIGGANVKRQLEKLKKNPHLAICTPGRALELIKQKKLKMHEVRTIVLDEADQLLVPEHIEYVRQIIKATQKEERQVVMFSATLTDRTEALGKELLLDPAVIRVKKDTTIEAADVQHIYFQAEHRDKIKLMEKISRLENAKVLVFIKDIGNLDVLHEKLAFKEIKTSKLHSDLNKMDRQKYTRLFRSGKTSMLLATDVAARGLDIQNITHVVHFDFAKDKTQYIHRSGRTGRFGKEGTVISLVTEREERELKQMLKELKLPLKRKVFYQGEITDVQ, from the coding sequence ATGAGTAACCAAACCCTTTTAAATAAGATGAAACCATTTATAGAAGAAAACTGGGCTAAACAAGGTTTTCAAAAACCAACAACTATTCAAGACAAGGCTATTCCGGAGATTTTAGATGGCAAGGACATCATCGCTGAATCGCCAACAGGTACGGGAAAAACATTGGCATACTTGCTGCCGGTATTAAATAAGATTAACGCAGAATCCAAGGCTATGCAGGCAGTAATATTGGCCTCTTCTCAGGAGTTGGTTATGCAAATTCTGGCTGAGGTTCAAAAATGGGGAGAGAACAGCGGTGTGAGATCTGCTTCGTTCATTGGCGGAGCTAATGTAAAAAGGCAATTAGAAAAGCTGAAGAAAAATCCTCATCTTGCTATTTGCACACCTGGAAGGGCTTTGGAGCTTATTAAGCAAAAGAAGCTAAAAATGCATGAAGTAAGAACAATTGTCCTTGATGAGGCTGATCAGCTTCTCGTTCCAGAGCATATTGAATATGTACGCCAAATCATTAAAGCGACACAGAAAGAGGAAAGACAGGTTGTAATGTTCTCAGCAACGTTGACAGACAGAACAGAAGCGCTTGGCAAGGAACTGCTTTTAGATCCAGCAGTTATTCGAGTTAAAAAGGATACTACTATTGAAGCAGCAGATGTGCAGCATATATATTTTCAGGCAGAGCATCGAGACAAAATTAAACTGATGGAGAAAATCTCTCGTCTTGAAAATGCAAAGGTGCTTGTTTTTATTAAGGACATTGGAAATTTAGATGTGCTTCATGAAAAATTAGCCTTCAAGGAAATTAAAACGAGCAAGCTCCATAGTGATCTTAACAAGATGGACAGGCAAAAATATACAAGACTGTTCCGGTCTGGCAAAACGAGTATGCTGCTGGCAACAGATGTTGCAGCACGCGGGCTAGATATCCAAAATATAACCCATGTTGTGCATTTTGATTTTGCAAAAGACAAGACCCAATATATTCACCGTTCCGGCCGAACAGGACGATTCGGTAAAGAAGGTACAGTCATCAGCCTTGTAACAGAAAGAGAAGAACGGGAATTGAAGCAAATGCTGAAAGAATTAAAACTTCCCCTCAAACGCAAAGTTTTTTATCAAGGTGAAATTACAGACGTACAATAA